ATGATGTTCCTTGCATTCGTGTGAAGGGAGAAAAGTTCCACTTGCCCCGGGAAATCAAATAGCAGATAGTGATCTGCAGTAACCACGAACCTTCAGCTAGTCATAAAGGAAAATAATACAAGCTGCACAGTATTGATGTGTAGCTGCTCGATAGTCCTCAACTATCATTTTAATGTTTCAAAGGATAGCTCAATAAAAAGTCGAATATTACAATCTGGGCCCAAGATGATTCACATTTCTAAGTTGGAATAAGAAAGAAGGTTCCCTCCAAGGTAAACAGCAAGGTGAGTTGACAATTTAAAAAGCAGCTCAGGAGGTAATGTCCACTTAGTAGTTTATCTATCAAAAAATGCACAACGATGGTTCCGTAATTTTCTGGAAAGGTTCTTCACTTCAGTCTACTTTCAAGCAATGGGGGAGCCACGTGGCTGTTGGACTACACAACATTTTGGCAAAAACTTCATATATTTAACATCACAACTTTGTACTTCTGGCTCCACTACTGCTTCCGAGCACTTCAATGTCAAAATAGATGCGGTACTTTAGTTATGGATCGAACTGGGTATATCCTGTTTTGGTATCCAGTAGACATGGCTACTCTAAAATATGTTCAATAAGGGTCTTACAGCCGAAGGATTGTATTAGAGAAAGGCAGTCCACACTCACCTTCAATAAGAGGTTTCAACTTTTCTTCCAGCCAGTCAATATTCTTCTCCAAGTAGTCCATGCAATACACAAGCCCTGACAAAGATATCAACAGCACAACATAAGTAAGCATAGAAACAAAACCAGAAAGCTTGATTCTTGAACAATGGATAAACCTCCGTTAGGACCAAGCGAATGCTCAGACATGACATCGCTAAGTTTTATGAGGTCCTCAATGTTGATGGCACATTCATATCTGGGTACCACTGTCAAGGTCACATCTTGAGTGTAACTGCAGAGCACCATGGCAACATATGGTAACAGAACAAGAGAAAAACAATATATCATTTCAAGGCTCGAAGAGCAAAGGATACGGCAATGCATCGTTTGCAGGGTCGAGATTGATAACTGAAACCTTCCTGCGACCAACAATCAAGCAGAGAACCTTTTTAATTAGTAAAATTGCAAGAAGAAAAGGTCTGAGAGCACCAGAACAGGTCACACCGGGAGCACTGTCATGCAGGTAAAACTATACAGCTCGCCTCATTCTCCCAAACATCAGACAAACCCTTACAGCATACAGTAGTACACTAAACTGAACAAAACACAATGCCCCAAGCATTGGAACACAAGAAACAGTAGGACTGGAAATAAGGAAAGCAGCTTGCAGTGATGGAGTAGTGGTTAGTTGAGAGCAAGGTGGCAGTAATCGAGTACCTTCCGATGAGGGAGAGGAACTGGGACATGCCGTTGCAGTAGGTGGTCTTGCCGCAGCCTGGTGGCCCGATCACTAACTGTCCGAACACCATCTTGTCTTCTCCCGACTACCTCCTGGTACCAGAGGCGAATCTAGATGGTGAAAATTGTGCAGGCCACTGGCGGATCTAGGATTATAAATCAGGGTGGTCCatctttaaaaaaaaaaaaatttggcaCAAACAAACCAATGTAGACATACTAGCATATAATGTGACAATAACACTATGATCTTACACATATATAGTAGTTCACAACATTTCATAATTCAGTTTGATTTTTGCATAAAATAGACCTACATACCTTCAAAAGCTCAAAGAAAAAACTACTTTTGATAGGGCTTACGCCTTGTTATGGCCATGAAAGTCTCAATTACATCTTCTTCATCCACTTTGGAGAAAGTATCTCTCAATATGTGGATACACTTAATTGGACATCAATCCTAAATTCCTAATTGCTAAACAATCCATTATCCATCTTCCATCATTTTACATTTAGACATAACAGTGACAAAAATCTGAAATTACCTAAACGGTTGGAGGATGAACTGGGGGCTGCTCAGCTGCTGGCCTGCTGCTGGCCTTCTCCACGCCGCCGGAGCAACGTAGCCGGGCCGTAACGAACGCCggtcgatggcgccggcggcctCCCTGCTCGGCTGCTCTGCCTAGGGTTCAGGGGAGGGGAATTGGGGAAGGGCGGCCGGGACTGGCTGTTGCGGCGGAGGCCGACGGAGGTTGGCTGGAGGGTGGAGGCGAGCCGGCGGCGAGGGCGCGAGGCGGGCGGGACGGCGGCCGGCGGGCGCCTGGGGCGAGGTGGGGGCGCGGGGCAGTAGGGCGACGCGGTCTCGGCTCCGTGCCTCCTGTCGCTGGACGCTCGTCCAAGTCCAGACACGAACGGGTTTGCACATTGAGCCCTgggcttttcatttttttcatacaTGCTATATGGGCCGAATCAAAATTCCAGGGTTTGCTCGTCCCGGAGGAGGAAGAAAAGAGAGGACACGCCggcgccgcacaccccccagGACCCCAGCCGggtgtgttgggccggcccacactgcttttccttttctttttctcattCGTTTCTTTCCTGTTTCTTATTGCGTTTTTTTTAGAATATATATGGAGATATAAAAATACtgaaaaatatgaaaattttCATGTTTTAGAAAACTTTGAACAGTTTCTAAAACCAGAAAAAATTTCATATGTGAATAAattctaaatatgaacaaatttagTAATTTaatttttttcagatttgaacattttcagattttaaaaatattttaaatCTGAACATTATAAAAATTATTTTTTCTGTGACATTTTTTAAATCTAAATATTTGTTGAATCTGAATATTTTTAAAAATCTAGACATTTTCAAACACGCGATTATTCGCTTCGTGGCAAGAAGAGTGTGTTTTTTTTGCAAACACGCGACTATTCCCTTGAGCCTGCACTTTTGCGATTGACGGTTGCAGGTTATTGGTGTACTCGCCTCCCTCCACCACTGGTTATGGTGGATCTTGTCGTACCACAGCTCGCGCAACGCTTACGCAAGCTTCGATGGGTGCGGAGGACCATGCCACCGCAAGAACGAGTATGCTTGGCCCTCAGCCTGGCGACCACATGCGAAGAATATGCGGTCGGTGTCATCGGCGAAGATCTTATCCCACGCCATGTATCGGTGCATGATGTGCGTGTCGTCATAGCTAGTAGTATTTTCGATGACTAAGAAAGACGGTAGATGGTGAACTATTTCTGTTTTCGGGGTTGCTACAAAAGAAGATGGTAGTATGTATCTCGCTAATATAGTCGGTGGAAGTCACCTTAAAAGAAGACAATTTTCCTCTCGTAAAAGGGGCGACGGGAGGTGAAGTAAGTATATTTTCTAGTGTTGTTGTAGATAAACACGGTAATATTTTCTCCGGGTAAAAGAGGCAGTGAATAATGGAGTATTTATTTTCCTTAGCCAATGTAGAAGAAAGCAACATATGTGTTCCAAAAACATAAATATACTTTTTTAGTGTATGTattagtattttttttttttttttgcataaaaGAGTCAATGGACGATAACATAATTATTTTGAAAGTACGCGTGTGGAGAACTAATACCATAGAATTACCGGTCCTGCCGTTGAAGAAATATTGTTGAAGACTTACCACCGAAGAGGTTGAAGAGTAGTGTAAAAAAATACCACACCTTAGAAGAAACATTATTTAAGTGATCGCCGAAGAAGAATTCCGCGTCCATGAAGAACTAACGCCGGAAAATACTCCCCTGTACCAAATATGAGGTTTTTTACAATAAATTAATGTCGTAAATTAGGGTAAAAAAGGTGTCGAATATTAAGTATTTATTGTTCAAATTCAATGTAGAAGAAACCAACGTATGTGCACCCGATAATAATAATATTTTTTAGATTCTGCATTAGTATTGTTTATTCTGGATAAAAGAATCTACGAATGATAAAAGAATTATTTTTAAACAGTGCGTAGGACAAATGCCAGAGAATTACCATTCATGCACTGTTGAAGAAATATTTTGGGAAACTACCATCGAAGAATTATGCACCGTCAAGAAATTAATGTAGGGTAATCATAGTCGGACTACCCTTGATGTTAAAAAGTAGTATAAAATATACCATGGTAATGCGTTGTTGAATAAACACTATTGAGTAATTACCGAAGACGAATTCCTAGCCCTCAAAGAGTCTACAAAATCTACTCTGTATTCACAAATCACTATTTTTTCTTGACAAAGCTGAGGATTTTTCTAATGATAAATTAACTCCAAAAATTATTTAAAAAATCTGTCTAAAAAGAAGAAGCCCAAGATACTGTCCACGCACGGGCACTATTTACCCGCTCATGAATAGTGCACTGGAGGGCTGCGGTTGCGGCAAAAACTCGCAACCTTTACATATCTAGTATGTCGGGTAATTACAATCAGACTACTGTTGATGTTGAAGAGTACTGTAATTAAAAAATAAAATGATGGTGTGCCATCGAAGAAACACTATTGAGTAATTACCAAAGACGAATTCCGCACCCTCGATGAATTAAGGCCTAAAAATTATTACCGAAGTTAAAGATATCACAAATCACTATAAAAAGTTTGGCAAAGCTGGTAATTCTACTAGAAATTAATGTTGGATATTATTTGGAAAAATATGTCATAAACTTTCAACCTTTACTTATACTACTCACTCCGTCCGTAAATAGACGTtttaaatttgttaaaatttagacgtATGTACACAGGGGCAGGTAGTATTATTATGTGCACATGTGTCTacattttgtgattttctaaattAAAGAAAAAATGAAACCAAAGAAACAACAATAGAACTCGTAGCAAAACAAAGCCCAACCGGTAAACTCACCGCCATGCTGTCTCTCCTCCCCTTTCGCTTGCCGTCCCCGATTGCAAGCACGCTCCCCAGCGCCGCCTCTCTCCTCCCAGGCCTCGCTAGGATCCCCATCCACCGAATCCCGCCGCGAGCCAGCATGAGCGCTGCGGCCGCCTCCACGCCGGAGGCAGCGACGTCCGcggccgtcggcgaggaagcgaggAAGGAGGCCGAGGACGTGGTGGTCCAGTACGTGGTGCTGCGGCGCGACCTGGCGGACGCCTGGCCGATGGGCAGCGTGGTCACGCAGGGGTGccacgccgccgtggccgccgtcTGGGCGCACCGCGACCACCCGGACACGGCCGCCTACTGCGCGCCCGACAACCTCGACCGCATGCACAAGGCATGTTCGACGTTTTGCCTCACTCCAACTTTGTGCTTCCTTGCGCTTTTCTGCCATCTTCAGCGTTTTTCTTGCGCCTCTAGAAAATGTCAAGCTGCATCGCGCATTCCCTCGAACGACACTCTATGCGTTTGCATATCGTTTTTTCCCACATACTCCAGGTGAGCTGGCTGATTAGCTCATGACGCCATTCAGCTTGGAGGTGCTTCCTGACAGAAACTACAAAGCCTTAAACAGCGAGATGGTCCTAGGACGTCTTGGAAGTTGGAAAATCTCTGACTGGCAGTAGTAACCTCTCCACCAGAGAAGGTGCTTCTGATGTCATTAGATGGTCCTAGTCCATGAAACAAATTTAGAAACACAAAATGAAACTATTTTGTACCAGTGCTTAATAGGCCCTTCATGATCGAGGAATTTTTTTAAAACTTGAGTAGTTTTACCCTGAATTCAATACTTTCTTGTTACGCCCTGATGGGGTAATATTATTATACGTAGTTGCATTAATCATTGTTTTGACCCAGAGAACTTTTTGTAAATAGGTAACACTGGAGGTGAAAGGGGAGACACAGCTGAAGAACCTGGCAGAGAAACTGGAAGCAGCTGGTGTCCGGCACAAGCTGTGGATAGAGCAGCCTGAAAACATCCCGACTTGCATTGCCACAGCACCCTGCCCAaagtcccaggtggcttcattctTCAGGAAGCTAAAGCTTTGTAAATGACTGAAGAATACTCCCAATCCTGTTTCTTGCCCTATATGAGGATCATCAAACTTTGGAAACCATCAGCTTTGTTCGCGCTGCTGATTTTGGTGTCGTGGATTGGCATTAGTAGCATTGAAAACGCACATTTTGCGGCCTTGTATTGTTGATACCTGTTTGAGTTTTGGATCAACTGGTAGTTCCTGTTTCAGAAATGGATGTACTAGTATATTGGAGTATCAAGTAATAGAGAATGAATGATCTTCAATCAGAATTTACCTCTTCAGTCTTTGATGATTCCGGGCAATTTTTAGCCAGCAAGGAGGGTTTTTTCTCTAAGGAGACGGCATGAAGGTAACTTGCTCTACTATGTTGATTGTGGATTGCTCAAAGCCTCAAAGGTGACAAGGTGAACACATAAATTCAGATAAATTTGAAGTAACCACGTACCACCTAGTACTTCTtatgtagctgaaatggcactaatCACAATCCTTGTAGGAATAGATAGCAAAAGTGCCATTTTTCATCATGTAAGTTGGCAGCGATATTGCATTGTGCTGCCATCTTAAATATTATAGTTTTCGATTGACAAAGTGAGCAGGATATATCCAAAGCCCTCAAACTTTATGTTTATTCAACATCTAGAGGGTTACAATTCTTACTCAAAATACACTTCACTTACAAAAGCATTCATAGCGATAAAAGCACCCCTTTAGTCTGTATGTACATCAATGCCCTACTGTACTACTATACATTACTGCATATACATACCTCTTCAGACATATGTACACACCTGCAGAAACAGCAGGACCTACGAGAATCTCATCTGAATACTTGAAGGAGCAAACAACATACAAACATGTTATCACATTTAATGATGCTTGGGTGAATTCCTCCGAGGCGAGAAGAGCCGGCGAGGCGACAGCATGGAGAGAAACCCTGGCGACCCGACGCCGTTGAGCGTCCGATAATCTGACATCAAGAATCCCTCCGAGTTGTCATGGACACTCTTGCGACCAGGGGTCATAACACCCTTTCGACCAGGCGTCATATTCATCCTGGCGGAGAAGGTGTTATACTTCACCAGCTGCCTCGGCAGCCACCCCTTCTTCTTTTTAGCGTTCACGCCAGTGCCGTTCATCCTGGCGGTGAGGTAGGTGCGCATGGCGTCGAGGCTCTGCTCGATGACATCCATGGGCGGGCAGATGAGCGGGTTTCCCACCGCGCTGAACTTGTTGAGCTTGGCCAGGCAGCCCATGGAGTCTGGGAGCACGGAGATGGAGTTGTAGCTGATGTCGAGCTCCCGGAGCGAGGTGAGGAGGCCCAGGCCGTAGGGCAGATCCCGCAGGAAGTGGAAGTTCTGGCTGACGTTGAGCACCTCGAGGTTGACGAGGTTCTCGAGGCCATCCGGGAGTGAGCGGAGGCAGTTGAGGCGCGCGTCAAGGGCCCGAAGAGACGTCATGTGGTTGGTGGAGAAGGGGAGGCTGGCGAGCTTGTTGGAGTTGACGGAGAGCttgcggatgttgtggagctcgaAGCCTAGCGTGTCCGGCAGACCCGTCAGCTGGTTGAAGTTGGCGTTCAGGTCTTCCAGGGCACTGCACACATGCCAACGTCGCACAGGTTAGTCAAAGCATTATTTCCTAGTTTCCTACCCATCTCTTAGGATGTTACTGTCTATTGGTGAGTGAGTGAGTGAGTGAGAACTGTGGGGGTGGCGTGCTTACCGGCATTCCTCGATGGTGGATGGCAGGGACTCGAGGAGGTTGCCGGAGACGTTGAGGACGCGGAGCTTGGAGAGGCAGCCGATGGAGTTTGGCAGGGACTTGAGCTGGTTGGAGCGCACGTCCAGGACCACCACGTTCAGCAGCCGCGCGATCATTGACTCTGGAATGCTCTGCAGTTAAATAAGATTGATCATGTGAGGACGTGAGCCCGTGAGGCTGTCAAGGGGCATATCCTTAGGAAAAATGCTTTAGGACGTAGACATTGATGTATTATAGTTTGACAGAGTGAAAGAGCATAGAAGATTGCCACTGGTGATACTATATATAGTCCTGTTGAGTACTAAAAGTTTGCCATGGAGTACATGACAGAGCCTTCATGTGTTAATAATAGGCTATGCTTATCTTGAAGTTAACTTATCACTATATATGTTGCAAGCAAAAAAAGAAATGGCACTGCCGTTTCCAGATACGCTCTTGCTACAGACGAAAGAAGAGACAAGGATGAGAAAACAATGGATGCAGAATGGCAAGAAAAGGTCTTGCTGATACTTTGATACAACTATCAGATTAGACGAACTGTGGAAGAGGCCAATAAAACATAGTTGTGACTTGTGAGTTGTGACACAAGAGAAGGTAACAAAGCATACCTCGAGATTGTTGTTGGAGAGGTCCAAGGTGGTGATGTGGCCGAGAGACATGGTGATGTGTGGGATGGTGTCCATGGACAAACCACTCATGTCCAGCTTCTTATCCTTGAGCTTCTCCTGATCATGCTCTACATGTTgtgctcctcctcctgctgctgctcCGAAACCAACAGCTTTGAAATGGCCATGCCTTGACCTCCTCTGATCTCCCATGTCCGCCCTCATTGCTCGCAGCTGCTGGCTTCTTCTCCAACTGCAAGAAATTAGTTTGGGCCGTTGGTAACATATCAGATCGTGGAGATGGCTGACGCACCACCAGCTGCTAGCTGCAGCCATATTGTATAATTAACGCCGGTGTACGTTGAACAGTACTATGCAACTAATTTAAGATTGAGACATGACGGCCGGGGAGACTCGCCTTAACAAGGGCACACAAGGACGACGGCATTAATTGCATGTTGCAAGCAGAAATATTCGACGGAAAAAATTTATTATGGATTGTGAAGTAAGGAGGAGGAGGTTCGAGAGATCGATTAGTCGTAGCTTATGTGGTAGAGTAATATTTCTCGCTGTAGCGTCTAGGCAGCTAGCTGAGGCGCCTAGAACCACATGAACTTTCTTGCCATGATTTGGTCAAGGACAAGAAAAGCTGGAAACGGAGGCTAGCTGAGGGATACCACTCCCTCCCACATATCCAAATTGAAGAAGAACGTTGGAACTTGGAGCCAAGAGCATTTAACAACAAATCCAAATTCGTAGTTTGCTTGATATTTAGCCATATATATAGACAGACGCTGAAGCCCACAAGCTCTCCTCTAATCTGCGTCGCTTAACAGCACTAGCCGGAGCTAATCAACAAGGAGCGACTAATTCGCACGCAAGAAACCACAAGAATCAGTGTCTTCTCGGAGGAAAATGAAACTAAAACGAACAGCGAGCAGAGATCGAAGAGTAAGCAAAGCATGCATGCAAAGAACTTAAGAAcagcatctctctctctctctctctctctctctctctctctctctctgatgcAAAGCAGGTACTGGGATGGGAGAGAAAGAtgcaaacagaaaaacaaaaaacaaaaaaacgacCTTGAACAAGAACATCGCAAGCAAACACAGTTGAAAGCAAAATGAAATCTCACCTGAAGAAGGTGCTGCCCAAACTTAGCGCGCAGCTCCGGCCAAGGAGCTAGCTAGGTAGCAGGCAAAGTAGGAGGGAGCGAGGGGGAGCTAGCTGGAGCGGGAAGAGCTCGAGGAGAAGCGCCGTCGAGAGGTTGAAGAAGGAGCTGAATAGCTGATGACCCCTTGTAACCAGGAGAGGTGTGGCCTCATATATAGGCaggta
This region of Lolium perenne isolate Kyuss_39 chromosome 2, Kyuss_2.0, whole genome shotgun sequence genomic DNA includes:
- the LOC127336318 gene encoding uncharacterized protein, whose amino-acid sequence is MLSLLPFRLPSPIASTLPSAASLLPGLARIPIHRIPPRASMSAAAASTPEAATSAAVGEEARKEAEDVVVQYVVLRRDLADAWPMGSVVTQGCHAAVAAVWAHRDHPDTAAYCAPDNLDRMHKVTLEVKGETQLKNLAEKLEAAGVRHKLWIEQPENIPTCIATAPCPKSQVASFFRKLKLCK
- the LOC127336317 gene encoding plant intracellular Ras-group-related LRR protein 1 encodes the protein MRADMGDQRRSRHGHFKAVGFGAAAGGGAQHVEHDQEKLKDKKLDMSGLSMDTIPHITMSLGHITTLDLSNNNLESIPESMIARLLNVVVLDVRSNQLKSLPNSIGCLSKLRVLNVSGNLLESLPSTIEECRALEDLNANFNQLTGLPDTLGFELHNIRKLSVNSNKLASLPFSTNHMTSLRALDARLNCLRSLPDGLENLVNLEVLNVSQNFHFLRDLPYGLGLLTSLRELDISYNSISVLPDSMGCLAKLNKFSAVGNPLICPPMDVIEQSLDAMRTYLTARMNGTGVNAKKKKGWLPRQLVKYNTFSARMNMTPGRKGVMTPGRKSVHDNSEGFLMSDYRTLNGVGSPGFLSMLSPRRLFSPRRNSPKHH